In the Permianibacter fluminis genome, CCATTGTCCCGGAACAGGCGTTCGGGAGTCGGTTGGACGTCGTTCTGGCGGATTTGTTCAGTGAATATTCGCGGGTGCGGCTACAAGGCTGGATCAAGGATGGCTGCGTCAAGGTCAATGGCGTGGTGGTTGACCGGGCCCGGGAAAAGCTGATGGGCGGCGAACAATTGCTGCTGGAAGCCTCGATTCCGGTGCAAAGCGAAAATATCGCCGAAGACATTCCGCTCGATATCGTTTACGAAGACGACGCGCTGCTGGTGGTCAATAAACAGGCAGGTCTGGTCGTGCATCCGGCGCCGGGCCACGCCAGCGGCACCCTGGTCAATGCGCTGCTGCATCACGCGCCGGAACTGAAAATGTTGCCGCGCGCCGGCATCGTGCACCGGCTCGACAAGGACACCTCCGGTTTGCTGGTTATTGCCCGGTCGCCGGATACCCATCTGGCGCTGGTTCAGCAACTCGGCAAGCGCGCTTTTCTGCGTGAATACGATGCCATCGTTCATGGTACGGTCGTCGCGGGCGGCACGGTGGATGCGGCGATTGGCCGCGATCCGACTGATCGCCAGCAAATGGCCGTGGTCGAAGAAACCGGCCGCAACGCCGTGACCCATTACCGGGTGGTCGAACGCTTCCGCGCCCATACCCATATCAAATGCCGGCTGGAAACGGGCCGGACCCACCAGATCCGGGTGCACATGATGCACGCCGGTTTTCCGCTGCTGGGTGATCCGGTCTATGGCGGCCGTCGCCGGGCGCTGGCCGAAGCCAGCCCGGAACTGGCCGAGACCATGAAGAATTTCCGCCGGCAGGCACTGCATGCCGCCAAGCTCGGTTTGAGCCATCCGGTCACCGGTGAGCTGATGCATTGGCAGGCGCCGATGCCGGCCGATCTGGAGCATTTGCTGGAATTGCTGCGCAAGGACCGGGTCAGCAATGACTACTGAGTCAGCGTCGCTTGAGCTGATTCGCCCTGACTGGCCGGCACCGGCATCCGTTCAGGCATTTGCCAGCACCCGCTGCGGCGGCGTCAGTACCGGCGCCTATGCCGGGCTCAATCTGGGTGCCCATACCGGCGACAATCCGGCGGCGGTAGCCAGCAATCGCGCGCTGCTACGCCAGCGGCTGGCATTGCAGAATCAGCCGCACTGGCTGAATCAGGTGCATGGCGTCGCGGTGGCAGAACTGACGGCAGAATTGGCGACAGAAAAGCGCACCGAAACGATCGCCACTGTTCCCGTCACCGCCGATGCCAGTGTCAGCCGTGCCGTCGATACTGTCTGCGCCGTGCTGACCGCCGACTGCCTGCCGGTTCTGTTTTGTGATCGCGCCGGCCAGTGGGTCGGCGCCGCCCATGCCGGTTGGCGCGGGCTCTGTGCCGGCGTGCTGGAACAGACGCTGGCGCATTATCACGGCGCCCGTAGCGAGCTGATGGCTTGGCTCGGCCCTGCCATTGGCCCGACCGCGTTCGAAGTGGGGCCGGAAGTGCGAGCCGAATTTGTCCGGCACGATGCTGCAGCGGCCAGTGCCTTTCGTGCTGGCGCAGCCGATCGCTGGTATGCCGATTTGTACGCGCTGGCGCGTCAGCGTTTGCAGGCTGCTGGCGTGAATGCCATTTTTGGTGGCGGTTTCTGCACCTTTAGCGAACCGCAGCGGTTTTATTCTTATCGCCGTGATCAGCAGACGGGTCGGCAGGCAACGTTGATTTGGCGGAGTGCAGCATGATGTTCGCGTTGATGCTGGCAGTGGTGCTGCTGCTGATCGTGCTGACCATTTGGGCCGGCCTGCGCGCTAATGAAGCCGATTGGGGTCGCTGGTGGGTCAATGCCATCGATGGCTTGGCCCGGCGTTACGTCCGGCGTTTTCATCGCTTGAGCGGTGCCCGGCTGCATTTGCCGGACGGCGGGGTCTTGGTCGCCGCCAATCATGTCTCCGGTTTGGATCCCTTGTTGCTGGTGGCCGCTTCACGGCGTCCGCTGCGTTTTTTGATCGCGGAAGAAGAATACAATCGGTTCGGTTTGCGCTGGTTGTTTCGCGCCGCGGGCTGCATTCCGGTAGACCGCGGTGGTCGCACCGATGCGGCATTTCGTGCGGCGGTGCGGGCGTTGAAAGCCGGTGAAGTGGTGGCACTGTTTCCACACGGCCGCATTCATCTGGATGCGCAGCCTGAATCACGGGTCAAGCCCGGTGTGCTGCGTCTGGCCCAGCTGGCCAATTGCCCGATTGTGCCGGCGCGGCTGGAAGGCATTGCCGGGCCGGGAACGGTATTCACTTGTCTGTTTTTGCGTAGCCACGCCACGCTGACCGATTTTCCCATGCTGACCGCCGAGCATGCGCACGGTCCTGATATGCGTCAACAATTGGGCGAGTTGCTGCTGGGACGCCGTACGGCACTTGAAATCGCCGAATCCTGACCGCATCTCGTTGTCATTGGCGCGCCGACCGGTGCTGAACATCGGTTGGCGCTGCACTGTGAAAGCGAGGATAACTCATGCGTATGGATCGGTTGACCAGCAACCTGCAACTGGCGTTGGCGGATGGCCAATCGCTGGCGCTTGGCCGCGATCATCAATTTATCGAGCCGCTGCATTTGATGCTGGCGTTGCTCAATCAGGACGGCGGCTCGGCCCGCCATCTGCTCGAACGCGCCGGCGTCAATCTGAATGCGCTGCGCTCGCAGCTGACCCAGGCACTGGAACGTTTGCCCAGCGTGCACGGCACCGAAGGCGAAGTGCATCTGTCCAATGAGCTGGCTCGCTTGCTGAATGTGTGTGACAAGCTCGCCCAGCAACGCAAAGACGCCTATATCTCGTCAGATATTTTCCTGCTCGCCGCCGCTGAAGACAAAGGCGCGCTCGGCGAATTGCTGCGCAAACTCGGCTTGCAAAAAGCCTCGCTGGAAAAAGCCATTGACTCGGTCCGTGGCGGCCAGCGCGTCGAGGATGCCAACGATGAAGAAAAGCGGCAGGCGCTGGAAAAATTCACTATCGATCTGACAGCCCGGGCCGAGCAGGGCAAGCTTGACCCGGTTATCGGCCGCGATGACGAAATTCGCCGGACCATACAGGTGTTGCAGCGCCGGACCAAAAACAATCCGGTGCTGATCGGCGAGCCGGGCGTCGGTAAAACCGCCATTGTCGAAGGGCTTGCCCAGCGCATCGTCAACGGCGAGGTTCCTGAAGGCTTGAAGCACAAGCGGGTGCTGGTGCTGGACATGGGCTCGTTGATCGCCGGCGCGAAATTCCGCGGCGAATTTGAAGAACGGCTGAAAGCGGTATTGAATGAATTGTCCAAAGAAGAGGGCAAAGTCATTCTGTTCATCGACGAGCTGCACACCATGGTCGGTGCCGGCAAAGCCGATGGCGCCATGGATGCCGGCAACATGCTGAAACCGGCGCTGGCCCGCGGCGAATTGCACTGTGTGGGCGCGACCACGCTGGATGAATACCGCAAGTACATCGAGAAAGACGCGGCACTGGAGCGGCGTTTCCAGAAAGTGCTGGTGGAAGAACCGAATGTTCCGGACACCATCGCGATTCTGCGTGGTCTGAAAGAGCGCTACGAAGTGCACCACGGCGTTGAAATCACTGACGCTGCGATTATCGCGGCAGCCACGCTGTCGCATCGTTATATCTCGGATCGCAAACTGCCGGACAAGGCCATTGATCTGGTAGACGAA is a window encoding:
- a CDS encoding lysophospholipid acyltransferase family protein, whose translation is MMFALMLAVVLLLIVLTIWAGLRANEADWGRWWVNAIDGLARRYVRRFHRLSGARLHLPDGGVLVAANHVSGLDPLLLVAASRRPLRFLIAEEEYNRFGLRWLFRAAGCIPVDRGGRTDAAFRAAVRALKAGEVVALFPHGRIHLDAQPESRVKPGVLRLAQLANCPIVPARLEGIAGPGTVFTCLFLRSHATLTDFPMLTAEHAHGPDMRQQLGELLLGRRTALEIAES
- the pgeF gene encoding peptidoglycan editing factor PgeF — protein: MTTESASLELIRPDWPAPASVQAFASTRCGGVSTGAYAGLNLGAHTGDNPAAVASNRALLRQRLALQNQPHWLNQVHGVAVAELTAELATEKRTETIATVPVTADASVSRAVDTVCAVLTADCLPVLFCDRAGQWVGAAHAGWRGLCAGVLEQTLAHYHGARSELMAWLGPAIGPTAFEVGPEVRAEFVRHDAAAASAFRAGAADRWYADLYALARQRLQAAGVNAIFGGGFCTFSEPQRFYSYRRDQQTGRQATLIWRSAA
- the rluD gene encoding 23S rRNA pseudouridine(1911/1915/1917) synthase RluD; its protein translation is MNSVVIGPDSEPVRREAIVPEQAFGSRLDVVLADLFSEYSRVRLQGWIKDGCVKVNGVVVDRAREKLMGGEQLLLEASIPVQSENIAEDIPLDIVYEDDALLVVNKQAGLVVHPAPGHASGTLVNALLHHAPELKMLPRAGIVHRLDKDTSGLLVIARSPDTHLALVQQLGKRAFLREYDAIVHGTVVAGGTVDAAIGRDPTDRQQMAVVEETGRNAVTHYRVVERFRAHTHIKCRLETGRTHQIRVHMMHAGFPLLGDPVYGGRRRALAEASPELAETMKNFRRQALHAAKLGLSHPVTGELMHWQAPMPADLEHLLELLRKDRVSNDY